One Scyliorhinus torazame isolate Kashiwa2021f chromosome 28, sScyTor2.1, whole genome shotgun sequence genomic window, tatatggaggccacgcaatgaggcggagaaccactacaatgatgcccatgtagcgacaaggggagtgatcgagaggtgctttggcgtgctgaagatgcgtttcaggtgcctggacctctctgggggcgccctccagtatcggtcagatagggtcggccgcatcattgtggtgtgctgcgtcctgcacaacatagcccagcagaggggcgatgtgccgcacgcagaggagggcggagtggaggagcagcaggaagaggcacagtcctccccagatgagggggatgggggcaatggtcagggcagacggggtagacacaggcgggtggctgtccaccgttaccggctggcccagcgggcacgggacagactgatagacgcccgcttcactgactagatgggcgtcggAATCGggaagtatggccacagaccgcacaccatggcaacagccgaccacccacaccccccacccatccacccacccagcaccctcacccccctccccaaccccacccaccccacccgcatgcacaccaccccccccccccattgccgatccaccggcggcacaacgggccgggctcacacagttgcgggtggacgcgtgtctatcacaggccatggaggatgatgacaacccgccctgcgatgagctcctggctctacatcgttggactatgtctgacccatggccacagtaccaccatccacccggaccatccctgcatgcggctgtgacactgcagcgcacggtcccgtcctctgcccgggggatgttgatggcggcccagggggaagggggcagactcacctggggctgaggtaagaccacccctcacacacacacttgcgctcaacgtacatgacacgcccgcacactttggacagagcacaaaggcagcttcggtaggtgtaacattgactttaataaccaaaggagttcatgcacgtgccctagcccctaaaactcatctgtgccctgcacccgtgccaacttactcagtgtctaattgtttggccttacgggccctttgactaggcctaggtggttccccagatggtacagcagaactggaggtggactcctgcgattcctgccctctgactcgggatccctttggcggccgtttcctggggcgtcctggcctagatgggccaggctgcggcccgggcaactgggatggcgagctgccagcctgtcctgcccgttgcccacctgatgcacctgggacggaagggggggagcccgaggtgttgaggtgttccgggacctcccctacaatgggacccggaacgggccccagcacctcctcctccctcggggtgcccgatggccaccaggcctctacatgggtgggggatgcgaacggactggccatccaacgcccccccgacatctggcgctgccagtcctggaggcccatgctggtatcgacaggggtctgcaggtttgcagccatggagctcagggggttggcaaaccctgtctgtgactgtgcgatgctggctagcacatgggcaatggcgccgatgccctcagcgatggcctgctgagactgggccatggcctgtagagactgggccatggcctgcagaaactgggctatggactgctgagactgggccatggcctgctgagactgggccagggccttcagagactgtgccacgaagTTGAacccctctgccatctggtgctggcactggctcatggtctcctgtgagagggcagccatgtcctgggccacagacgccgcctgcacggaaagccccaggcctcggaaaccgctccccatgtctgacaccgtcgcacccattgcctccaccgaggacgccacccgtgtggtgtcggcctgggtggcacgcatgaccggcaccactgccagctcctggacgcgggtgggctcgtccacctgcgactgcagccgctgcaagctggccgtcaccctcttcgctcgtcccaggttcggtggttgcatcggacctatgggtgggtgtggtaactcctggaactcgggatccatctgggtggcagatgtcgcatgcgccgggctgccctccgaccgcccggcccctctgctgctcctacctccacctgctgtaccgggacagctgtgttttgcgcaccagtgagtgtactagacgcctcatcactaaagtgcccaaccgaggggagtatttctgcgatggtggagggtgttggtgacagcagtggcgttgtgtcgtgcgcatcgtccgactctgagtccatggcactttggggtggcagttcgtctccacccatccaatttgtgtcactgtccggtatttcgtcttcccgggtaggggtgtcctgggtagtggtttcgtggctcggctgtgacgggggcctgtggctgcccctctcgtcgctgggtggcacacgcctgcgtcgccgcacccgcatgagacgggggcgctagctccctgttgctccaggtctctccgtctcccatggtctccgaggggcatcatgcgggcggtctgcatctgcggggatgggtgcctcgacgtttgctcctgcaatacacaatgaagcatgcatggttagacacgcaggcagtgatcaggtgatatgggggaggggggatatgggggaggggggatatgggggaggggggatatgggggagggggatatggggatatgggggagggggatatgggggagaggggatatgggggaggggggatatggggagggggatatggggaatatggggagggggatatgggggaggggggatatggggaggggggatatgggggagggggatatggggagggtgatatgggggatatggggagggggatatgggggtggggggatatggggagggggatatggggatatgggggaggggggatatgggggagaggggatatgggggagggggatatggggaatatggggaggggggatatgggggaggggggatatggggaggggggatatgggggtgggggatatggggagggtgatatgggggatatggggagggggatatggggaggggggatatgggggagatgggggatatggggatatgggggagggggatatggggggggatatgggggatatggatatcgggcaggggggggtgggctcaccctggctgccctgacgaggtcgttcaccttcttgtggcactgggtgcctgtccgtggtgtcagggccacagcggtgacggcctctgccacctccctccacagacgccggctgtggcttggggcgactctgcggccgtgtccgggatacagggcctccctcctctgctccactgcgcccAGAAGCGCCTCAATgttgcgggactggaacctcggggctgagcggcgggcggccatctggtcgggtcttctggtcaggtggggggggagcagcgggtcttatgagccgtcacggcgtgaaccacgtgagccagcgcgtatagcgtcacgtcgctgctagcccattccgggccggagaccttgcgacgtttggggcggcgcgatgcaggtgggatttgcgccgttttgggcgccggtcggcggacatcgcgccgatatcggagaatcccgcccctggtctctgtcTCCCCTCATGAGGAGACTGTAAGTAATGAGGCAAACATTACAAACTGCGCAATCCATGATAACCAAGGAACATCAGCAACATGCGCAAACAAGATAAATGACTCACTATCATGGGTTTTAATTTGTGCCGTTAACACATCTGTACAGGAATGAAAAGAAGCATCTTATTCTTTCAGCCTGGGAAAGGTCACATTATTACAAAGTTATTAAATTACACTCTCTGTAGACCCAAAGGCCAGAGCCCCTAATTCGATTGGAGTGCTATCCTGGATACAGATAACAAGGGGAATAGAGACATGGGATGTAATTAGTTCAAACAGAGCTTGTCATGTTAGTCAAACCCTGGTGCCATGATGCACAGAGCAGGGGCTCACACCATAACAGCAACCTGCCTTTTTTACACATCTTTAACACAGCAGCAGGCTTTTCACAGGAGTGACTATCAAACAGGGTTCGACACCAAGCTACATTAGGCAGTGAGAAGTCTTAAATCAGGATGTCCGGGAGCTACAGCAAAGAGGCAGCCCTGAGGGAATGTCAAAGAAGAGGCGAGAGAAGCGAGGCGTGTAGGGAGAGAATGCTTTTAAATGTATTCATTCACGGGATATGACCGTTGTTGGCTAGACAGCCGCatgtgggcggcaaggtagcataatggttagcactgttgcttcacagcgccagggtccggggttcgattcctggcttgggtcactgtctgtgtggagtctgcgcgttctccccgtgtctgcgtgggtttcctccgggtgctccgagtttcctcccacaagtcccgaaagacgtgcttgttaggtgaattggacattctgaattctccctcagtgtacccaaataggcgccggaacgcggcgactaggggattttcacagtaacttcattgcagtgttaatgtgagcctacttgtgacaataaagattattaaaattaaatagatttgttgcccagccctaattgcccttgagaaggtgttggcgtgccggctccttgaaccgctgcagtccttgtgttgtaggtacacccacagtgctgttagggagggagttccagagctcTGGGGGCCAGCAGCTGAAGACCTGGCCGTCAATGgtagagtgattaaaattggggatgaggTCAGGATttgatgagcagggagatctcggaaGGCTGGTGGGGATTATAGGGAGGGCCGAGGCTATGGAACAGCTGGAAAACAAGAATGGAAATTGTAAAACTGAGCTGTCCAGGGGCCCATGTAGATCAGCCAGCGTAGGGGAGATGGGGTGATTGGGACATGATGCAGAGTAAGGTTTTGGTGGAGCATTTTGGATCAATTCAGGTTTAGGGTCAGTGTTTCAGGTTTAATGTTGCCTTCTATTGTGACGGGACAGACATAGATGAAGGGATGTCACTTGCCTGACCTGAATTGCTGTACCAGCCCAGACTGACCTCATCACCAGATTCAACACAACTCTGTGTCCACCATGAATGATCTGAAGGTGCTGTCTATAACAGGAtcagctgacccccccccccccccagcttcgctCCAGGTGCCTATTCACCATGTTTGGGCCCAGACAAACAGGGGTTAAAGTGGATCATTCCCTTGGCGGGAAAACTACTGCGCAAAGGTCCCGTTTCGGGATACAAACTCCCGTGTCTGGTCATGCATCCaccagcttttaaaaaaataaatttggagcgcccaattattttatttcccaattaaggggcaatttcgcgtggccaatccacctaccctgcgcatcgtttcgggttgtggggggtgagacccacgcagacagggggagaatgtggacagtgatccggggagagaaaggggaaaaaaggggaaagagagacagagggggagagggaaggagaaagggagggagagaaaaaatggagggaatgaaagagggtgaaaggcaggagagagaaagggagcatgGAAGAAAAGGAGAGTGAGAAGGaaaggggagagaaagaggggtaaTGGGGGAAAAAAAACTCAACTTTTCCAGTAAATTCGCTTTGACTAAAGACTGCATCAAACAATCTGTCTTTCTGTTTAACTATTCTGGTCAGGTGAATCATTGCTTCTACTTGGGTTCAGTTGATGGTCAAAATATTATTTGCCTTTTCACCTCGCAGAGAGTGCGTCATGAGGAGACAGCTGTAGTTCCACTTGTTGATGGGGGATGTTCAGCCAAACACTCTTTCGTTTCATTCTAGTGAAAATATTGATGTTCCTGCAGTCTCTCCTTGATCAGTCTGCCGCGCAATCCGTGGTAGACACAACAGTGATCAGGGAAAATAACATCAATACCTAACGGCTTTTTAATCCTTCAAATGGGAGAATGTCCCGGTTCGACAACAGATCCTCAGTTAGGGAGGAAGTGGAATTTAGAGAGTGCCGCATTCCATCACTCAGGAATATCCCAAAGTACTTTAAAGTGAAtggaattcattttttttaaagggaGTGAGCGCGCGGGCAAAGGCGAAAGCAGTATTGTGCACACaaagatggcagcacagtggttagcactgttgcttcacagcgccagggtcccaggttcgattccctgctgggtcactgtctgtgcggagtctgcacgttctccccgtgtctgcgtgggtttcctccgggtgctccggtttcctcccacaagtcccaaaagacatggggcggcattctccgacccctccgccgggtcggagaatcgccaggggggggtgtGAATcgtgcccccgctggctgccgaattctccggcactggggatttggcgggggcgggaatcgcgccggtcggcagctgctggcagcgcccccccccccggcgattctctggcccacgatgggccgagtggctgcccgtttccggcgggtcccgccggcgtatgttacgacaggtacttaccggcgggacctggctccacgggcggcgtccagggtcctcgggagggcgcggggggatctggccccgggaggtgcccccatggtggcctggcccgcgatcggagcccactgatccgcgggcggggctgtgccatgagggcactctattgctccgcgccagctggtgtgatgatcctcgatggctggtgcggagatgaacctccctgcgcatgcgctggatgacgccaacacacgctggcgctcccgcgcatgcaccaactcgcgccggccggcggaggccctcggtgccggctggcgcagcgcaaaccaccctgaaggtgtggaggattccgcacctcaagggcggcccgacaccagagtggttcacgcctctccttcgcaccggagttgcctgtcccgccgattcccgcagaatcccgccccgattaggtaatttggacattctgaattctccctctgtgaacccgaacaggcaccggaactagggttttttcacaataacttcattgcagtgttaacgttagcctacttgtgacaatgaagattattattattattattattaagatcccACAGGCAACAGTGACAGCAACAAGATGGGAATTTTGGTTAAGGGAAAGGGGATGAAAGGCAGGCGCGAGAAAGGGAGCACGGGAGAAAAGGAGGGTGTTATAAAGGGATGGGGGGAACAAGGGGGCAAGGCAACAATACAGGAGGAATGCCATCCAGGTATCTGAGGGACTCCCCACTTATGGGAGTTTTAACGTCCAAATCTGGCAGTCAGGACTTTGGTACAGCACGCTTTAAGGGGTTCTGAGTAATACTCAGTTTAGTTACGTGTGGACGGGGCATTGGAGACTGAGCATTTATGTTACATGCAGTTGAGTATAAATATGTTTGATCACTGGAAATGACGAAGTGAGCCAATGTAATCCaagacacatgtctgtctccagcAGTCAATGAGAGTTACTGCCTGCCCATTACAAGCAAGGTAACATTTCCGACATGGTGGTTTTGGGGGTAATGGGGGTATTGGGCATGGAACAAGGCTGTCCACTAACAGCAATGAGTCAATAGGAAAAAGGACAATTTCAATTTGATACCCAAGCAGTcactttggtagtacagaacttgaagatt contains:
- the LOC140403449 gene encoding uncharacterized protein; this translates as MDPEFQELPHPPIGPMQPPNLGRAKRVTASLQRLQSQVDEPTRVQELAVVPVMRATQADTTRVASSVEAMGATVSDMGSGFRGLGLSVQAASVAQDMAALSQETMSQCQHQMAEGFNFVAQSLKALAQSQQAMAQSQQSIAQFLQAMAQSLQAMAQSQQAIAEGIGAIAHVLASIAQSQTGFANPLSSMAANLQTPVDTSMGLQDWQRQMSGGRWMASPFASPTHVEAWWPSGTPREEEVLGPVPGPIVGEVPEHLNTSGSPPSVPGASGGQRAGQAGSSPSQLPGPQPGPSRPGRPRKRPPKGSRVRGQESQESTSSSAVPSGEPPRPSQRARKAKQLDTE